The Tetrapisispora phaffii CBS 4417 chromosome 16, complete genome genomic sequence TAACCGTTCTGTGTGTTGTAACTATGACCAAATTTTGGGTGAACAGTAACCCTCATCACTCAATGGACAACACTTCGTGACTCCAATCAATGATCTGATACTCCCGACAGCCGTTCATGTAGCTCTGCATACTTCACAATGGCCAGTTTAATCGTCAACTTTCTATTTGTCCTGAGAAAATTACAGGCTCATAGACCCGTTTTAGGAATCTACTCGAGACATCATTCCACTCTATCTTGCACAGCGAAAGCACTATCAACATAGCGTCTTTGAGTTATATACAGAAGCCATTATCACAAGACATCGAAATTGCTTCAAATAAGGTAAGCACGTGATACGTTTTCCATATTTCTTGCTACTTCTAATCGCATCACTCTTCTCTCTATTTAAAAGACATACCAGTTTAATAAAAACCGAACCATTGTACAAAGAACAGAGAGTCCCAAACAGataattattcaaataagaTAAACGTACCGATATCAGTTCTTCGATTTCCCGTTTCAAGCAAGATGATAAGAGGATTAttagtgaaaaatttcagGCTAATGAGAAGCAGGTCCGCTGGTTATCTCCTTCCAATCACGTCGAGATATAATTGGATTTGTTCGCCTTCATTATTGAACCGTCACATCCATGCAAACGCCTCTCTATGTGAGCAATCGCAAAAGCCAGGCAATAAACAACATCTGGGGTCTATCAAAGTTGaacaacaaaaattgatgTTAGCTTTCACATGCAATAAATGTAACACTAGATCTTCACACACAATATCGAAACAAGCATATACAAGTGGTACAGTTATGGTCCAATGTCCAGGTTGCAAGAATAGACATTTAATTGCAGAccatttaaagatattcGACGATAACAAAGTTACCATTGAGGATATCATGAAGCTGAAGGGCGAAAAAGTGAGCAAGTCTACTGAAGACCTTTGTTTTGAAGATATACCAAAAGATTTGAAGGACTTACTTGGGCATCACGCTAAGGATGCTCctgaaaatttaaagaaaccTGCCTTGCATGCTGATGAAATTCATACATTACCAAATAAATAgcttttttaatttgtttgCTGTCAGGTCAACAATAATTAATCCTAAAATTACATCTAAACTACATATCTGATGATTCATGTTGAATGCAGAAAGGAACAGCCAGTTCAGAAGTAACTACATACTTTCATGTATATAGTCTTTCTTATAATAGATATTCTGCCATAACTAACTTGTTTGGTCTCGTCAGTCACATGATCTGGTTAGTCACTTTTAATGAGTACAAATTGAAAAGGGACGACAAGGAAGCCATCAATGAAACTCTGCaaacatatatttaaatattgtgAGAGTTTTCTATCTAATTGCAGATACAACAAGCCTTTAACTTGGTTGAACCTTGACGTTGagaattttgaagatatatACATTGCCGGTTTGTTGactaataaatataattaccAATTCGAAAAATCGTGATTTTTTAAAGGGTGCTAAATATTGGCCTTTCTTCAGCTAATATGAGAgaattgaaactttttgGCAAAACTAAATACAAAGTTTTAACTTCATTAGAGAGCTATAGATCAGGAAATTTTTCTGGTATCGAAAACCATAATGATGATCAGGAGGTAGAGTATCCTCTTCTACATCTTCTATCCCTACctaaagatattttaataacaattcTAGAAAATGTTGATAGAGCAGAATTACTAACTTTGTGTTTAGTAAATTCCAAATTCTATGATTTGATAAGTACTCGTTTTATATATACGAATGTGATATTAAATGACAAAATATCACTCCTGAAATTTAATACACTAATACATTCTGAATACCATATAAAAGTTGCAAATACTAtagaaaattcaaaatctgTTTCTCAGAATGTGAGATTTTTGGTAagatcaattgaatttgtGAGCCCACAATGCCAAGATTCGCTTTATAAATACAGTAAGTATTATAAAAAGGAAAATTCATCACTAATAGGCGGatcttatttttatttcaacCAAGATCAACAACCAAGAGCTTATAAGAGATCTTCTTCAGCAAGAagaaatacaaaaaaaaccTCAAATGCAGAACTTgatgaatatattgataactTGGAGAGGAAGTATGTCCACTATACATATATCGAGTTAATGTTGGATATAATCGACTTTTTACCAAACCTGTCACATCTTATTTTGAGTGATATTGAGCAAAATTTTAAGATACCACTTTGGTATTCTGTCTTCAATGATGGGTCAAGagatttctttaaaaaaattataaatggCATTCAATCCATGAATGCAAATGATTTAAGAACTTACGAGTTTTCTGAAAAGTTTATATCGGACTATGATTCTAAATTTTACTCATTCAAAAGAATCAAGAAATTAGAACTCCGAGGAGCATTAGATAAAAGAGAAAAACCAATAGTTTGTCTAAGACCAAATTTGCTTTGCTGTTTCGgtatatttaatgaattaacattggaaaatataataattgataaGGAGTCTTTAGATATGCCTTTCGAATTTGTACCATTTCACCTCACAACACATATGGATGGAATTTATGACTTGCATTCTACAATTCATTTCttgacaataaaaaattgtaatataatCCCAGGCAATGGAATTTTGAAGTTGTTTCGAGACTATTTTAAATGCGTAAATAGTCTGGAACTATTATCAATAACAAGTAAATATGATTTGATTTTAGGAAGTTGCTTTTCAGctttaaaaaatctaaCAATAGATTGCAATAGTTCAGTATTCacaaatgaaattattgttGATGATGACtatttttacaaaaaagataaaaatgagATTACACAGCAAAATGATAtgttaaataataacagtGTTGACAATAATGACATCGAAACGTTACTTGAAGTGCAAGTTGACAGTAGTTTGCAAACACCTCCACCAACATCAGGTGTTGTTATTTCATTAGATTTAGGATATATACCAAGAAACCTGTCTACTTTGGATACCCCCCCACTGCATAATCTGAAACCTGCCATGATCACCAAAGAACAGAATGAATTCT encodes the following:
- the ZIM17 gene encoding Zim17p (similar to Saccharomyces cerevisiae ZIM17 (YNL310C); ancestral locus Anc_3.36), with amino-acid sequence MIRGLLVKNFRLMRSRSAGYLLPITSRYNWICSPSLLNRHIHANASLCEQSQKPGNKQHLGSIKVEQQKLMLAFTCNKCNTRSSHTISKQAYTSGTVMVQCPGCKNRHLIADHLKIFDDNKVTIEDIMKLKGEKVSKSTEDLCFEDIPKDLKDLLGHHAKDAPENLKKPALHADEIHTLPNK
- the SKP2 gene encoding putative SCF ubiquitin ligase complex subunit SKP2 (similar to Saccharomyces cerevisiae YNL311C; ancestral locus Anc_3.35), with the translated sequence MRELKLFGKTKYKVLTSLESYRSGNFSGIENHNDDQEVEYPLLHLLSLPKDILITILENVDRAELLTLCLVNSKFYDLISTRFIYTNVILNDKISLLKFNTLIHSEYHIKVANTIENSKSVSQNVRFLVRSIEFVSPQCQDSLYKYSKYYKKENSSLIGGSYFYFNQDQQPRAYKRSSSARRNTKKTSNAELDEYIDNLERKYVHYTYIELMLDIIDFLPNLSHLILSDIEQNFKIPLWYSVFNDGSRDFFKKIINGIQSMNANDLRTYEFSEKFISDYDSKFYSFKRIKKLELRGALDKREKPIVCLRPNLLCCFGIFNELTLENIIIDKESLDMPFEFVPFHLTTHMDGIYDLHSTIHFLTIKNCNIIPGNGILKLFRDYFKCVNSLELLSITSKYDLILGSCFSALKNLTIDCNSSVFTNEIIVDDDYFYKKDKNEITQQNDMLNNNSVDNNDIETLLEVQVDSSLQTPPPTSGVVISLDLGYIPRNLSTLDTPPLHNLKPAMITKEQNEFFKRSGIPEFHFFYHYFKDLWERLPYKNININVINIPFTNVYPLNPSIFWEQILFNSNKDQETLIATRAQEQDQFGEPTYSNRSNYFWMPMVRNCVKESLNSSKVSRELTAEEIEEVIDTVDPDIINNFNNYRYCKDIPNLNLWYFLKSLSKFRSVRIKMLRKWLFCTPRTRYDWEMLLKPVLKVNVPIEVRDKDGFVLYTYGEDLSNIGRS